From Lolium perenne isolate Kyuss_39 chromosome 5, Kyuss_2.0, whole genome shotgun sequence, a single genomic window includes:
- the LOC127302375 gene encoding uncharacterized protein has translation MKMGKTPMLLKKATSMCKSKTSLLADRFLVLATLQRRRMAAVAMISNKIHTLIVADRERGSCHKAVAMRKVESRQAIVHGGDMAANFSHQLAMFDQEDGHGGFPDWTFMHPLFNDDMDENCCYTDDVDLLLDACDAGNDEPSVMEAIRSSKEVEGLEFNVEQDIDRAADIFIKRFRQQMNHDF, from the coding sequence ATGAAGATGGGAAAGACCCCCATGCTCCTGAAGAAGGCAACTTCGATGTGCAAGAGCAAGACTAGCTTGCTCGCGGACAGGTTCCTCGTCCTCGCCACGCTCCAACGACGCAGGATGGCCGCGGTCGCCATGATCTCCAACAAGATCCACACGCTCATTGTGGCCGACCGGGagagagggagttgccacaaggcTGTTGCAATGCGCAAGGTTGAGAGTAGACAGGCCATCGTCCATGGTGGTGACATGGCCGCTAATTTCTCTCATCAGTTGGCCATGTTCGATCAAGAGGATGGTCATGGTGGCTTCCCTGACTGGACATTCATGCATCCGCTCTTCAACGATGACATGGACGAGAACTGCTGCTACACTGATGATGTAGATCTGTTACTCGATGCTTGCGATGCTGGCAACGATGAACCTTCAGTGATGGAGGCAATCAGGAGCAGCAAAGAGGTAGAGGGGTTGGAGTTCAACGTGGAGCAGGACATTGACCGGGCTGCCGACATCTTCATCAAGAGGTTCCGGCAGCAGATGAACCATGACTTTTAA